The following coding sequences are from one Burkholderia stabilis window:
- the ribA gene encoding GTP cyclohydrolase II, translated as MMSSRSQSPAQGNGQADECVTLVATASLPTRYGTFTSYAFRVSGSDAEHLALVMGDVTGEQSVLTRLHSECLTGDVFGSYRCDCGEQLDLALRYIAAEDRGVLLYLRGHEGRGIGLSNKIRAYALQEQGRDTVEANLDLGLPDDAREYDSAAAILRILGVTSVRLMSNNPKKFDTLVKHGIPVCERVALAVPVREENERYIRTKQTKFGHYFEENE; from the coding sequence ATGATGTCTTCGCGTTCCCAATCGCCCGCGCAGGGCAATGGCCAGGCCGACGAGTGCGTGACGCTCGTCGCCACGGCGTCGCTGCCTACGCGCTACGGTACGTTCACGTCATACGCGTTCCGCGTATCGGGCAGCGATGCCGAACATCTCGCGCTCGTGATGGGCGACGTGACCGGCGAGCAGTCCGTGCTGACGCGGCTGCATTCCGAATGCCTGACCGGCGACGTGTTCGGCTCGTATCGCTGCGATTGCGGCGAGCAGCTCGATCTCGCGTTGCGCTACATCGCGGCCGAAGACCGCGGCGTGCTGCTGTATCTGCGCGGCCATGAGGGGCGCGGGATCGGCCTCAGCAACAAGATCCGCGCATATGCGCTGCAGGAGCAGGGGCGCGACACCGTCGAGGCGAATCTCGACCTCGGTCTGCCCGACGACGCGCGCGAATACGACTCGGCCGCAGCGATCCTCCGGATCCTCGGCGTGACGTCGGTGCGGCTGATGAGCAACAACCCGAAGAAGTTCGACACGCTCGTGAAGCACGGCATTCCGGTCTGCGAACGCGTGGCGCTCGCGGTGCCCGTGCGCGAAGAAAACGAGCGTTATATCCGCACGAAGCAGACGAAGTTTGGGCACTACTTCGAAGAAAACGAGTAA
- a CDS encoding CBS domain-containing protein, translating into MSTTVAQILKAKPDSGRTIYTVRKTDLVYDAIKLMAEKGIGALLVVDGDDIAGIVTERDYARKVVLQDRSSKATRVEEIMTAKVRYVEPSQSTDECMALMTEHRMRHLPVLDGGKLIGLISIGDLVKSVIADQQFTISQLEHYIHGTPAVTSV; encoded by the coding sequence ATGAGTACGACTGTCGCGCAGATTCTCAAGGCCAAGCCGGATTCCGGCCGCACCATCTACACCGTCAGGAAGACCGATCTCGTCTACGACGCCATCAAGCTGATGGCGGAAAAGGGAATCGGCGCGTTGCTGGTCGTGGACGGCGACGACATCGCGGGCATCGTTACCGAGCGCGACTACGCGCGCAAGGTCGTATTGCAGGACCGCTCTTCGAAGGCCACCCGCGTCGAGGAAATCATGACGGCGAAGGTGCGCTACGTCGAACCGTCGCAATCCACCGACGAGTGCATGGCACTGATGACCGAGCACCGGATGCGCCACCTGCCCGTCCTCGACGGCGGCAAGCTGATCGGCCTCATCTCGATCGGCGACCTCGTGAAGAGCGTGATTGCCGATCAGCAGTTCACGATCAGCCAGCTCGAACACTATATCCACGGCACTCCCGCGGTCACGTCGGTCTGA
- a CDS encoding DUF4148 domain-containing protein, whose protein sequence is MKSIIYAAIAASVLAAPIASFAQSEQGLTRDQVKAELVQLEQNGYKPLASDSQYPSNIQAAEQRIQPNQPMLAQADTSGYGAVPTGAAQAGRRMTREAPNPVNSVYFGN, encoded by the coding sequence ATGAAGTCGATCATCTACGCAGCCATCGCCGCATCCGTCCTTGCCGCTCCGATCGCATCGTTTGCGCAATCCGAGCAAGGGCTGACCCGTGATCAGGTCAAGGCCGAACTCGTGCAACTCGAACAGAACGGCTACAAGCCGCTGGCGAGCGATTCGCAGTATCCGAGCAACATCCAGGCAGCCGAACAACGAATTCAGCCGAACCAGCCGATGCTCGCGCAGGCCGATACGAGCGGCTACGGTGCCGTGCCGACGGGCGCAGCACAAGCGGGTCGCCGCATGACGCGGGAAGCGCCGAATCCCGTGAACTCGGTCTACTTCGGTAACTGA
- a CDS encoding GreA/GreB family elongation factor — MKQRLYQLTELDVARLEKHAEHNPRFQTMLDTLLERADIVQPDTIKANVVTMNSQITLLDEATQEQTTWTIVYPDAANLELGRLNVFSPVGMALLGTQRGQMVKVMQPSGAEKLMKVSAIVFQPEANGEYTR, encoded by the coding sequence ATGAAACAACGCCTTTACCAGTTGACTGAACTCGACGTCGCTCGCCTCGAGAAGCACGCCGAGCACAACCCGCGATTCCAGACCATGCTCGACACGCTGCTCGAGCGCGCCGACATCGTTCAGCCGGACACCATCAAGGCGAACGTCGTCACGATGAATTCGCAGATCACGCTGCTCGACGAAGCAACCCAGGAACAGACCACCTGGACGATCGTTTATCCTGACGCCGCCAATCTCGAACTGGGCCGCCTGAACGTGTTCTCGCCCGTCGGCATGGCGCTGCTGGGCACGCAGCGCGGCCAGATGGTCAAGGTGATGCAGCCGAGCGGTGCCGAAAAGCTGATGAAGGTCTCCGCGATCGTGTTCCAGCCGGAAGCCAACGGCGAATACACGCGCTGA
- a CDS encoding porin, with translation MNKTLIVAAAAASFATVAHAQSSVTLYGVLDAGITYQSNVQPALGQAGKSRWSMGSGVDQSRFGLRGSEDLGGGLKAIFTLESGFNIGNGKFANGNGGMFNRQAFVGLSSQYGTVTLGKQYDATQDYLAPLTATGSWGGTYFAHPLNLDRLSTNGDVAQNNTIKYTSANYAGLQFGGTYSFSNNTNFGNNRAYSAGAAYQFQGLKLAAAYSQANLGDGTNANGATSSAIGGIASQGRVRTYGAAAGYAFGPAQVGAAWTQARLDNNAVGSLGSVRTDNYEVNAKYNLTPALGLGAAYTYTNAKINNGSTHWNQFGLQADYALSKRTDVYAQAVYQRAAKNGIGASIYNGDNSTLPSSSINQTAATVGLRHRF, from the coding sequence ATGAACAAGACTCTGATCGTTGCAGCAGCTGCAGCATCGTTCGCAACCGTCGCTCACGCGCAAAGCAGCGTCACGCTGTACGGCGTGCTGGACGCAGGCATCACCTACCAAAGCAACGTTCAGCCGGCCCTGGGCCAAGCTGGCAAGTCGCGTTGGTCGATGGGTTCGGGCGTTGACCAGAGCCGTTTCGGCCTGCGTGGCTCGGAAGACCTGGGTGGCGGCCTGAAGGCAATCTTCACGTTGGAAAGCGGCTTCAACATCGGTAACGGCAAGTTCGCGAACGGCAACGGCGGCATGTTCAACCGTCAAGCTTTCGTCGGCCTGTCGAGCCAGTACGGCACGGTCACGCTGGGTAAGCAATACGACGCAACGCAAGACTACCTGGCGCCGCTGACGGCAACGGGCTCGTGGGGCGGCACGTACTTCGCGCACCCGCTGAACCTTGACCGTCTGAGCACGAACGGCGATGTCGCTCAGAACAACACGATCAAGTACACGAGCGCGAACTACGCTGGCCTGCAATTCGGCGGCACGTACTCGTTCTCGAACAACACGAACTTCGGCAACAACCGTGCGTACAGCGCGGGTGCTGCATACCAGTTCCAAGGTCTGAAGCTGGCTGCTGCATACTCGCAAGCGAACCTGGGTGACGGTACGAACGCAAACGGCGCAACGTCGTCGGCGATCGGTGGCATCGCTAGCCAAGGCCGCGTCCGCACGTACGGTGCTGCTGCTGGCTACGCATTCGGCCCGGCACAAGTCGGCGCTGCATGGACGCAAGCACGTCTCGACAACAACGCTGTCGGTAGCCTGGGCTCGGTGCGCACCGACAACTACGAAGTCAACGCAAAGTACAACCTGACGCCGGCTCTCGGCCTGGGTGCTGCTTACACGTACACGAACGCGAAGATCAACAACGGCAGCACGCACTGGAACCAGTTCGGCCTGCAAGCTGACTACGCACTGTCGAAGCGCACGGACGTCTACGCACAAGCTGTGTACCAGCGTGCAGCGAAGAACGGCATTGGCGCATCGATCTACAACGGCGACAACAGCACGCTGCCGAGCTCGTCGATCAACCAAACCGCAGCAACGGTTGGTCTGCGTCACCGCTTCTAA
- a CDS encoding YXWGXW repeat-containing protein, whose translation MNRRSLLRAIGLTAAFAGTGWLRAASAQPAPPVYRPSGPNRVPGGPPYADRPGFGPPAARHDRRPPPPRPHGYIWTDGYWSWQRGRYIWVSGRWVARRPGRRWVPGYWRRQGHVWIYVDGSWR comes from the coding sequence ATGAATCGACGCTCGTTGTTGCGCGCCATCGGACTGACCGCCGCCTTTGCCGGCACCGGCTGGCTGCGCGCCGCCTCGGCTCAGCCCGCACCGCCCGTCTATCGGCCGTCCGGCCCGAATCGCGTGCCCGGCGGGCCGCCTTATGCCGACCGCCCGGGCTTCGGACCGCCGGCGGCCCGGCACGATCGCCGTCCGCCGCCGCCTCGGCCGCACGGCTATATATGGACCGACGGCTACTGGAGCTGGCAGCGCGGCCGCTATATATGGGTGTCCGGCCGCTGGGTCGCACGGCGCCCCGGGCGGCGGTGGGTACCCGGCTACTGGCGTCGCCAGGGGCACGTGTGGATCTACGTCGACGGTTCGTGGCGATAG
- a CDS encoding winged helix-turn-helix transcriptional regulator: MPLPSADEIVELDQPCPIRDVLDRIGDQWSLLVLEALSGGTMRFNELGRAIGDVSKQMLSRTLKRLEQDGFVSRTLFAEVPPRVEYALTDLGRSFLTPMHAMIRWADEHHRAICAARRRARELEGGGR, from the coding sequence ATGCCGTTGCCCTCCGCCGACGAAATCGTCGAACTCGATCAGCCGTGCCCGATCCGCGATGTGCTCGACCGCATCGGCGACCAGTGGAGCCTGCTCGTGCTCGAAGCGCTGTCCGGCGGGACGATGCGCTTCAACGAACTGGGCCGTGCGATTGGCGATGTGTCGAAGCAGATGCTGTCGCGCACGCTGAAGCGGCTCGAGCAGGACGGTTTCGTCAGCCGCACGCTGTTCGCCGAGGTGCCGCCGCGTGTCGAATATGCGCTGACCGACCTCGGGCGTTCGTTCCTGACGCCGATGCACGCGATGATCCGGTGGGCCGACGAACATCATCGCGCGATCTGCGCCGCGCGCCGTCGAGCGCGGGAGCTGGAGGGCGGTGGCCGCTGA